In Chiroxiphia lanceolata isolate bChiLan1 chromosome 7, bChiLan1.pri, whole genome shotgun sequence, the DNA window AAGACCCCCCTGTACCTGGCAcactccaggctgagcagcagaaTCAGAGTGAGAATTTTCCAGCAGTGACTGATTATCCACACATCCAGGAACTCCTGAAGTTGCAAGTGCAACAAAGAGGTCGGGAGAATCTCTTTCAGCGCTCTCGCTGCCACCACAGCTCCTGTGCCAAGATGTGCAGGGTGAAATTAAGCCTGACACTGAGACAGGGGGAAGTGCAcggctgctggggcagaggaggagaggggagagatgCAGATTAGACAGATGCCATGGAAAAATGAGGTGTTAGCAAAATGGGTGCAACTGAATCAGAACAGTAAGAGTAAAGGAGGGATAGGTGCATGAAATCATATCAGAAGACACACAGAAgcataaaagcaagaaaatgaaaccaCAGTGCACATAAAATTGAGAAAATATAGGAAATGTAGGTATATACAAATGTTGCAtccttttttccattaaaaaggacaaacaaaaaaatgaccTCCAATCAAAAATCACGTTaaattgtaaaattaaatattctaaaCTAGGAAAAGCCGAATGGAGTATTGCTTACTGCAGTATGGCTTACACTCTCCTAATTCACTACCCCTTTCCAAATGCATAATtgtaattgattttaaaaaatatattaaaaaaaaaaatcacataccttttttttcctataggtCACTCCACCTCTTTCTGCACATTGGATGAGCCTGTACAGAACAACTGTCTGTCAGTGAAGTTTTTGCCCACAGTTTCTTTTGCCATTCACTGATAAAGTTAGGAGCTGTACCCAGAAAGGGGATTGGAGCACAAGTGTAAAGGCTCTTGGTTCCCTTTACAAAGAAACCTGAATTAGGAAGTTGAGGGGCTCTCTGGACATTCAGATTTTATGCTTGTACCTGCACTTATCAAACACCACATGAACTCTGTAGCACAGTAAATTCTCACTTGCCAAGACACTGTGTGTCTCCCCTTTCATAAACAAGCAGCAAACCAGATCTTTCGTTCACTTTGCCTAGTTTTCTGCATTAATGGCACAATTAATTATCCATTAACGGAACTTAAATAGTAGTGACCCAATCTTTCCACTCATTTAAACTTTATCCTTTGCTGTCCAGAACCAGAAATCTGTAGGTGAGCACCAGTCACCACCTTAGAGTAAAACTTTCTCATTCATTAATGACTTAAGTTTatcctggaaaagaaacatgGCATCCCTCTACAGAGGGATGGATGTCATATCTAGATACTTACTTAtttcccccccatttttttccccttcaggcAGAACAGAAATGCAAGTCAGCACTCTTAGATATTGCTAAATAATCTTCCTGAGCTGAATAAAACTCAGTGTGGTTGCTAAACAACAAAGGCAAATCTTTTAAGAGCTGCTTTTGGCTCCTAGAAAATCACATAAAGCACTCTGTGACCCCACAAATGTCCTTGTTGGGTTAGAGTTCCATAGATCCACAAAAGTTTTGAGAAGGATAAAAAGGCTCACTGATGACATTGTGTATGAAGAACTGTCGTTTCAAACCCAGTTTCATACCAGATACTTGGGATAGCAAAAAGACCAAAGATGAACACCACAGTTTTATGTACCATTCTTTTTCATCAAAAAgagctctccttcccctttccctttctcgggaaagaaaaacagattccATCTTCCTCAAAAAGGTTTATGGAAATGCTTTTGAGAATTGATGAGCTcggaaaaaaaacaaagacaagcaCAATTTCAAGTTGCTCCCCTCCACCTTATGAGAATCTTTTTAGTTTAACTTGTTCATAACAAATTTGCTGAGATGCATCTTCAAGTCACGAGCCATCCTCAATTCCTACCTGTTTCAGAGCTCTCTTTTGGTCAGTCTCTCAAAACTCAGTGGTTTTTTCCAGCCCTCCTCCCTCTCTATTGGCACTTGCTTGGTTCTATCTTGCACAGCTCCTGAAGCAATGAAGATGATGGGCCATCTGTAACACAGACACTGCTATTCAGTGACAAAGGCACTAGAAACAGACTCAAATGTGCATCTTACTCTCCAAGGGAACAGTACAGCAGTAAAGACTTCAAGAAGTTCCAGCTGTTTTCACTTAACAAAATTTAGAATAAAGCTCCGCTAAATAaagtctttttcctttcctaacaAATTAGTACCTTCACTAACAAAAGGGTCTCAAGTCCCTAACAAAAAGTCAGGCCTTGAAAGGAAGGGTGGAATTTTCTCATATGTTGAACAGCAGGGAGAACTCAGCTACCAGCACTGCACTGAACTTGATAAGATGGAAATCAATCACTCAGCTTGAATGAAGGACTCACAGAACACCACACCTGATAGGCAACTACTACCTTCTGTTACCTTACAAATGTGGTAATATAACTACTACCAGAATGATTTAACCTTGTGTTGTATGTGCTTTACTGTCACGTATCAAAACCTCTTCTTACGTGCACGgaaggcaaaaagcaaaagaaaatagaatGCTTTTCTCTGTAACTGCCTCATCTAAGGTGCAAGGGACACAACTTTCCTAAAGCTTTAACAGGATCATAGCACGGTCTATAAATATTATTTGGCATTTCACACAGCCATAAATGCTCAAAAACACAGAATATGATCAATATGCATAACTTTCACAACTGATTTAACACATACCATTTACAATAACACTGcttaacttctgaaaatttacCAAGCTAATCCATGCCCACCTTCATACTGCAGATGAACCAGTATCAACAAGAAATTAAACACTACTTTTTCCGTGAGAATAAACTGCTACTACTACAGCCATCAGCCAGGCTACAGCTACATTACTGCATGACAAAGACACACACATTAACTACAGTTGgtacatttttcttatttattcaaAAGCTAGTGGATGACAAAAAGggttaaaatgttttataccACCTATTTATTACATGAACAAATACTTAATCCAAAGGGCCTCATTTTACAAGCCCCTCTGTccaaaaaccacacacaaatTAGTTTTTATACACAAATGTTTATTTCTCAAATAAACTTCCCCTTTAAACACAAGGAATGAAATCTAAAACTTCAGAAAGATGGATCCAAAATGAAATCCCTCCAGTACATTGTAATCACTGTTTTGTTGGTCACTACTGGCTTTAACTGTTTAACATCAAAAAACAAggacatatttaaaaaatcatgctACTGGATACCTAGCTCTGCCTCTGACCAGCCCTACGCTGATCTccaaatttcaaaattttacaTCGTCAAATCTGAAGCATTTAATTGAACAACAGCTGTGCATTAAACACAAACAACTGAACAAGAAGATTATAAGATGTAATCAAGTTCATAACGAATATAGGTGTTCTTTTCATCATTATAGATCCTTGGATAATGTGCTATCAGAGCATCCTGTGAGCCGATGTAGATCGAATTATAGATCTTCCAATAAACGTCTCTGACTTTTCTGGCAGGGTGAAACAAACCCTAGAAAACAGAACGgaacaaaatttattaaaagctTAAACGGTGCCAATATCTTCCATTGAATTTAATCAAGCGTTGCAAAATAAGCACTTCATAAGTTGGCAGAATGCAAAAGCTCCAGGAAAAGGACAGTTCTATATAATGGAACATTCCAGTAGTACTTGCAAAAACATACACTGCAAGAGACTTTTTTCACCTTCCTACTGATGTGAGAACCTGATGCTAAGGTCCCCAGTCTTAAATTTCTTATCTGCAAATAACTAATAAGATGCTGTCACACCTTCTCTACATTGACCTGCATTACATTAATCCTTGCTCCCCATCTGTCAGGTGAATTTAGGTTCTGCAGCCAACACAGCAAGAACTGTTACATGCAATGACACAGAAAAGGAGCCTTCAGATTTTACCAGCACATACCAGTCAGTTCATCTTCTGTAAATGTGTATCAATCTAACAGTATAAATTCTAATCAAAGCACTGTTTTCTAGTGCTTCACTCTTACAGTTTTAAATGTCTTACTGTTTTTCATGGCTAACAACAAATCGTACTGACTCAATATTAAGCCAAtatgttaatttattttgtttatttatctcACTGGTTACTTGTTCTCTTAAGCCCTTACATGACTAATTTACTCCCCAGTCATTAGTTCACGTACTCAACATTTGTAAGATGCTTCCAATTTACAAACCTAAAGTGCCAGGCTATTTTAGTTAATTTATATGCATGTGCTATGTTCTGCAATGTAATCAGCTACCTTACTATAACAAAACCTCTGCTTATTGCATATTTCAGTTATTCACATCCTTAGTACAAAATGccacatttaaagaaaactttaaagagacaaaaagccacagtttttctttgctggaaaTCATCTTCAGTTGTCAGGCAAGGACTTTCCAGGAGCCAAAAAAGTCAAGTGCTGTCTCTGCtatcccagcacacacaggaacATACCTGTAAACAGTACTGCAACATTCTGCAGGGACCAATAGCAACTCTGAGGCCCTCCAGAGCCCCCATGACTGCCTGAATGACGTGAGGAGAGGTTTCAAACACGTTGGGCCACACATAATTTAGCAAATGATTAAGAGAATCTTCACAGCCGAACCCATAAACACCAAGAGACATGTGCTGCACCACAGCACTGGCTGTTTGTCTGTGCACAAGATCCCTGCAAAGAGAACAAGGGTCTATTAATAAACTATACTTAGAAGCAACATGGTTGGACAagcacagcatttcttttcaataacacttttttaaaaagcactaaTAACACCTTTATCCCCCACTTACTGACAGTAAGAGGCAGAGCATCAAAAATCAGTGAAGTGAAAAAAGATGGGGAATTTTCTGACAAATTAATCCACACTAATTCCACAGCAAAAGCACCAACAACATAAATTatcaaaagcagttttaatgtaaaaaatcTTGACTTAAGACATTtgtatcattttaattttcaaaatattaataaaattggAGCATATAATGTGAATTATTTGCAAGTAACAGCTTGCAAATTATGCTGGTTACTTAAAACCCTAAGCAAACAAGGATAATATGTATATTTGCTACCGTTAAGAACCAGCTAtatacttaaaatattattatgtcTAAGTACTACAGAAGAAGTGTACCCACCTGTCCATTAAAGCATCTTCAAGCAATGGTGTAACAGCATAAATGTAATCTTTTCCCATCTCTCCAATGTAttcaaacaggaaagaaagagattttaaCACACCATTCTGGACATTCAGTTCTGGAACTCTGTATTCATTCATGAGTGCAGGCAGCACTGTGAAAGGTGAGCATGTTTCAGCCACAATAGCAATTGCTACTGTAGTACATACTCTGTTCTGCCTTTCCTGTACTTTCAGGTTATTTAGCAGTGTCGCCAACACATCGTGAGGTCTGCAAGAGATAACATGGGCATCCATGTCAACAGATTCAGTGAGGATTTGGATCAAGTAGGTTGAGTTTCAAACTGTAAGTGGCAGAGAAGCATGGTTTAGCccttaaaaaatgtttagaaaactAGGAAACAACATAAACCACTAAATTCAAACAGCTgaagcaatttattttcataaccaacgtatttttctttctctagacTCAGGTTTTTCCCTGCCTTCTGTTCTGCCTCGTGTAAACCCTGGAGGGTAGCACAGCATCCCCACTGTTAATCACCCCACAGGTGATTAAAAACTTGTATAAAACTGTACACACTGACAGAGACAGGTTATGTCTGCATAGGTAGTGTAGTTACAGCACTCCTTGGCTGCTTGCTGTATGTGCATTAAGTAATATGTCACTTAAAGTATATGCATAAAGATGGAAACTGTGCTTCATTCTACAATTTGCTGACTTGCAGTATCACCTTAGAGGcaaaaaatcttttgaaaataGAAGTAttgatttgggggaaaaaaaaaaagaaagattatttaaagcagagtttATGAAATAATACAAAGAGGATCTGAATGCATATCACAGTATCAAAAATTCATGGGACAAACAGCTTTTACTACCGAATTGTACTCAAACTTTGCTAGTCTACACATTTTGTTCAGAGGTGCAGTATCCTATGATAATGAAGAATAGGTGGCTGTATTCCTCTACAAAATGAGTAAAACCAAGTCTGCACATCTAAAATGTAGAGAGGTTTGATTATTTCTCAGGAGAAAACTGTCAATCATCGCTATGTTTGGTAACTGTGTGTAGAAGTGGGTAAGTGTTAAACCAACTTACCCAATAGCTTTTGCAATATAACCAAAGGTGTTCACTGTGGCTCTTCTGATAGCTTTCTTGTGAGCTTTTAGTAATTCAAGCAGTTCAAAGCAGATCCTCATCCATTCTCTTGCAGAAACATACTCTGCACCTCTGAAAGCGAACAAAGTGAGTTATCTCTTCAGTGAtgtcagaattttttaaataaaaccacacaaacTGCAGCACCTATTCATTTGCTACCAACAGAGAGATACTGCTTAACCATTTCCTTAATTAGGTATCTGTTAATATTAGACCTTCCCCAATCAAGGGTGTACTCAAAACTTATTATATTGTTTGCATTCTAAGTTTGTGTAAGTGGACAACATAATTCTTacaaagtgctttaaaaataatataattacaATATGTTCCACAGACCATCTGCTACATATCCCACCTCAAGCTCTACATACAACTTCAGAAATACCAAGAGATATGAGAATACCCAGATGCCAAATCCAATACTCAACTGAAGCTTTTGCTGCAATAATTGCCCACACAGAGGGTCAGGTATTTCCTCATTACTTAACTTACCTGTCTGCAATGCGCCCAACAAGATCGATACAATTTTCCTGCACTTTCTCATGTCTGTTCTTCAAAATAGGTGTGAGACGTGGCAGCAGATCTTTGATGGGTGGCGTCATCTTGTGCATACCTGTTGAATTCCAAGAGGCACATTTAGTTTTGTAATGCctgttcatttttctcttgaacAGCCATGTAATGAACACAAAACCATACCTATAACGTTCACAATAGCCTTAAGCGCTCCAAGAATGCTGCCCAGTACTTCAGGATATTCTTCACCCAGGTACTCATACAAAACAACACCCAAGTGTCCCATCAGTTTTTCCTGCAACCAAGTAAAAAGATGTAGAAGTTAATTCTCTCCCCTCTCATTACTATGACAAGCTAGAGCAAATTTCATAGGAGAAGTCCATACAATACCTCTTGACAAGTCTTCATGACCACTGCAGTACGAGAGATGAGGTCAGCAGCCTGCTGCCTGACTTTAGCTGATTTGTTGTTCAAACGCCACAAAACTGTACCACAGATCTGTGGCAAGTAGGGTTTAACTCTTTTGCCAAGAGCATTAACCACTGTGCCAAAACCATTcagcatcacagaatcctgagtgtaaaaacagcaaaggaaaatcaGACCAACAGCAAGACTAGATTTGAACTAAAGTTGACAGCATCTAAAATTGCCATTAAAATGCCAACACTCCAGAGATTGCTTCTGGATTTCATTGATTAGAGCAGTGACATCTAAAAAGtgattctaaaaaaaaaatctaccttaGAAGCAGACATTTCTGTATTGCTAACAGTGAAATGGTTTACAACTGAAGTAAACCACACACTGAACACCCTTGGTCATACCTCTGTTGTCTGTTCCTGAAAGGCGTACAAGATACCATCAATGAGTTGTTCTTCCAGTTTATGATCGATGTCTGCTGCCCCCAGATTTCCCATTATCTTCTCAATTGTTTCCATGACCATTTTTCTGTACTGCTCAGCCTCATCTTTCAGATCATCCACAATtctagaaataatttctgctgcTCCCACTTTGTTTGCCAGCTCCACAGTTGTATCAACCAACTGAAATACACAAATGTTAGGTAAGCAAGCATTGTTAAAAATCTACTTTCTCCATCTTGAAAATAGTTTCTCTTGTCTGAAGAGAAACAGCATCATGAATGTTAAGTCCACTACAAACAACTGTTTTTACCTTTAGAAATCATTCAATGTTTTTACCACAAATGGAACAACCTACCCCATTGTACAACTGAGGCAGACTCATATACACAGATGTAAAATGTCTTGATAAACTCCTAAGAGCCTGAGGGCCTTCTTAGCTACACAACTTCCAAATCACTAGTACAAACGAAAATCAGTTTCAGGACACAGACAAAATTAAGCATCTAGCCTGAATGAACATTCTAATATGAATTTTATTCTactgtaaataattttccaactaaaaaaaaaaaacaaaaacaacacacaaaacaaaataccaaaatacCTGTCTGTAATTCCTTCTGTCCAATGCCATTCTGTGCTGCCAGAAGTGTTTGAAAAAAGGTGGCaagatttctgttttaatgtAGTTTGCTTCAACACCATCCGTACCACAACACTGCTTTACCACCTGGcaggaaacaaaaatccaaCAGTTTTAATTCTGTAAGGTGTGGGGTTTGGGCTGGAGTTTTTTcatttggttggtttggggggttttgtttatttttaagaaaaggaaatacataCATAATCAATACCAATGCTAAACCATCATTCTGACATACCTtcaacacaatttttttcatctcttcatcAGGAGACTGGAACTCTCTGATAAGGATTAGCATGACTTCTCTGGTATAATAGTTTGCATACTCGGCATCCATGAGTGGAATCAGGTAACCAATAGCCTTCAAAAAGGCAGCCAAACCCTATTTAAAGGCAGAAATACGTCTCTAATTAGTTACAGAGGGTACACATCCATTTCAGTTCAAACTACAGAAAGCATTTTAGATATACCTTTCCTCTGTGTTGACGAATACCCTTCCACAGAGGCTTCAGAACAGAATCAAATGACTCAATACCGTAGGGTGTAGCTGCCTCAGCCAGAGCAGCAATGGCCAAAGCACTGATGGTGCGAACTTTCTGCTGCTCATCCACCAGCCCTGCAAAACAGTAGCGTTTAGTAGCACTTCTTGTGCTTCTTGTGTCTTAagttcaaaacagcaaaaacagaGGGGCAGTGTAaaagggatttatttattttcaggaatATTGAACCACTATTCCTCTTTCAGAGTCAGCTGAAATGTTTCTCAGTgttacaagaaaaacaaagccaggaCCTTATTGCAACTGTGCCTTACTGAGGGTATGAAAAAATTTCCAGATGTAAAGTGAGTACAAAAAAATTGGCCCGGAAAAGCAGAACTTACCATGTTCAATAATTTCAACCAAGCTCCTGAGATGAGGCAAGATAGCACAACCCATGAGAATAGCAATCTGCTGCACAATCTTGATGCCAGTGTGCCTAGCCTGCcaggattttttgcttttacagacAGCTTTCAAGAAGGGTAACAGAGAAGGAATGCCCAGAGCAGAGGCAACGACAGCAAAGGCTCGAGCTGTTGTATTTCGGACATATTCATCCATGTTATCGATATCAGGTCGCATTGTGGAGATCATTGTTGCCAAACCAGCagcctgaaggaaaaaacaggaaacataCCAACTGGATTTATGAACAGCACAGTTAATTCTTCTGCCACACCTATAAACATACAGCTATATATGTAAGCTGATGAAGGATGGAATTTTACCTTAGCCaagtttgaaataatttctctgccTTCCACTCTAGCATAGTAGTCTTCATCAATCAGCAGTGGTTCAATGACGACAAGGATCTAAAAAAACGAACAAATTAATATTGCCCTTCATTAAAACTTTTAATAGTATTTCTGGCCCTACTAGAGTCCATGAAACAAAGATGATTCTATGGATCCAagcttaaaattttattatgatcagaaaaagaataaatctatgttgtttttacagttttttgTCTCTAAAGGACCTGGTACAGTGATACTACCTAGATCAGGTAAGatccccttcccacctccaATATGATGCATGATATATATATCATATTTACATCATGTCATAATACTTAAAAGCCCACACTTCAATCACACTATAAAAACTTGAAGTTTGGCTTAAGAAATATGAAAGCcaattatgttaaaaaaacatGATATCATCCTCTTCCAATATGCACACAAAGTGCAGAACAGGCAAATCAGAGATGAAATACTAAACTGCAGCAGACCTTGTGTACATATGGTCGGACCAAGTCATCCAATTTGTAAAGAATTCTGTCGATGACTTTGACAAGTAAGTGACGCTCCTGATCTTCAAGTGTTGGTGACATCAGCAGAGGCAGAATCTGATTGAACAGTGGCCCTGCTCCAAATTCCCGAGCTTTATCGGTGATTTGTCGCAACGCAGcctaaacaaaaacaaaaagctcaCCAGTTAAATTAAGGAAACAACATGGAACAATTATAAAACAGATACTAACCAAGTTAAAATGTAACTGACTGTAACTACAGGCTTCAAAATATTTACTCCTATCAGGGCAAAACTCTACTTCAAACAAATTTACGCTGATCTGTTTAAAACATAAATGTGTGGTGACAAACATCGTGTGGTTAGCTCCTAGGTGTTCAATTTCCAAGCAAAGCATGCTTCTGGTCTAATATTGACTCCACCTAAAAATCAGCTTCACAGCACTTACTTGCATCTCGGCAGTTTGGTGCTATTGTAAATTCAGAGCAAACCCGTGCAGAAAAGACTGCTATTGTGTTGCCTAATGTTTAAGGTCAAAACTTAACTGAGAGTTACACTGCTAATTTAAGTGTAGGAAGTAAAATCCAGAAAATTACAAAGCCCTGTCAGCAAAAAGAACTATAAATCTAGTTTCTtgtaattgtaaaaaaaaaaattattcaagcCATAAAACATTTAGTGACTGACATTCCTGCAGAAAGAGCAGCAATACTAAACTACATTGAATGACAAACAAAAAGTTACAGAGATAtagcagaggaagaaagcacTAAACAGACATGCTGTtttggctgggacagagttaaTTCTCCTCACAGTTGCTGAGGATGAGGCTCACAGGATGAGGCTGTGGTTTGGACTTGTGCTGCAAACAGTGCTGATAACACAGGATGTTTaattactgctgagcagggcttacacagagtcaaggacttttctgttcctcatcccaccccaccaACGAGGGGGCTGAGTGGTACAAGatgctgggagaggacacagccaggacagctgaccttAACTGAccagagggatattccacaccatatggcatcatgctcagcgTATAAACCAGGGAGAAAGCTGGCCAAGGACCACTGCTCAGGGAATGGCTGGGCATCAGCTGGTAGTAAACAACTGTTTTCcatttgcatcacttgttttcttggggtttatttctctcttttttttgttattttcctttattaatattattattattgttgttgttgttattattattaaattgcTCTCATCTCAACCCACAAGCCTTCTCACtattactcttctgattctctcctccatcccacgGGGTGTGAGGTGGGGGGAggcaagcagctgtgtggggcttagttgcCAGGTGGTGTTAAACCACAATAGATATCAAAGTTTAGAAGGTTATCTTAAAGAGAATCCCATGGACAACCAAAGCTAAAcctgaaaacaaatgcaatttttgaaaaacaattacATAAATGCACCTGACAATTCATCTTACCTTTCGCATGGGAGGTGTGCcgttctttattttcagaagtaatttcattatttttctctccttctgttcCTCAGGACTCAGAGTTGATTCATCAACATCAACCTACAAATAAATCCAGACAAATAAAAGGGCATTGTTAcatattcaaaagaaaacaggaaagctaCATCAGCATGAGTAAAACCTCATTTACCAGCAGTTTATCGAAGTACTGGATATCATCCGGCTTCAGGAATGGCAGATTTCCAGATGGTTGGTCATTAACGCTCTTCATAGTCCGGTCTTCTGTCTGCATGTGGAACCCAGTCATCCCTCCCAAAGGTGTTGGAGTTGCTGTAAGTTTCCGAGCTGGAGTGCGAATGGGAACGTAACCAGCCGGTGGCGGAAGAACCTAcaggagaaagaacaaaatttgaTTTAATGCAACCAACATAAAAAGAGGAAGGCATCAAATACAAAACATGGCTCGAGTTCTAGCTTCCATTTTATTTGTCTGGGGATTTGTAAAATGTTATTGCCTACATCAGATCCCATGTTCACACCAATACAAATTCACTATGATAGTTTTTATTTGCGCTTATCCTGTATTGACAATATTCCAGAAGAAAGCTCATTTCCACTGCTGAGAGCTTGGATAATAAAATTTGAACTCTTCAAGTATTAAAGAAGCACTTCAAATTCTGCATCAACAGAGTAACTTGCTTCTTActctcttctgtgttttctacACCTGgacttaatatttttatcagtcCATTCAGAGCTCATTTCTGGCCCTGACAGGCATTCCCAACATAGAGAAGCAGAACAACAACTGGCCTTTGAGATCACCTCTAGATCTTCCCTTCTAATGGATTTACAATAAAATCAGCGACCAAATCAAACAAGCATCTACTATCAATAATCAATAGTTAATATGAAACATTCTActtgaggggaggaggaaaaaaaaaaaatcagcaatcCCTGgcaagaaaaaacccccatcatGGTCTGCTGTATTTAATCCAGATGAACTACCTTATATCCTTCTGGAAACATAGCATCCAATTCCTCATCTGAAAGTGGTCTGTTTCTCTCATCAATTTCCCTTTCCCAACGCCAAGCCTGCAGCTGTTCAGGAGTCATGCTCATGATATGACCTgtattcaaattttaaaaaaaaaaaaaaaaaaaaaaagatagtatttttttaaaaaatcttctgtaTGCAGAAGGAGGTTACTTGTTATTTTAGCTTTTAAGTGCTCTCTTGTTTCCATAGCACCTGAAATCTGTAGGAAGATATCAGACTTTTAGAGAGCCTTTTATCAATTTTTATCCAACTAAACTGA includes these proteins:
- the SF3B1 gene encoding splicing factor 3B subunit 1 isoform X1, whose amino-acid sequence is MAKIAKTHEDIEAQIREIQGKKPALDEAQGVGLDSTGYYDQEIYGGSDSRFAGYVTSIAATELEDDDDDYPSTSLLGQKKPGYHAPVALLNDIPQSTEQYDPFAEHRPQKIADREDEYKKHRRMMIISPERLDPFADGGKTPDPKMNARTYMDVMREQHLTKEEREIRQQLAEKAKAGELKVVNGAASQPPSKRKRRWDQTADQTPGATPKKLSSWDQAETPGHTPSLRWDETPGRAKGSETPGATPGSKIWDPTPSHTPAGAATPGRDTPGHATPGHGGATSSARKNRWDETPKTERDTPGHGSGWAETPRTDRGGDSIGETPTPGASKRKSRWDETPASQMGGSTPVLTPGKTPIGTPAMNMATPTPGHIMSMTPEQLQAWRWEREIDERNRPLSDEELDAMFPEGYKVLPPPAGYVPIRTPARKLTATPTPLGGMTGFHMQTEDRTMKSVNDQPSGNLPFLKPDDIQYFDKLLVDVDESTLSPEEQKERKIMKLLLKIKNGTPPMRKAALRQITDKAREFGAGPLFNQILPLLMSPTLEDQERHLLVKVIDRILYKLDDLVRPYVHKILVVIEPLLIDEDYYARVEGREIISNLAKAAGLATMISTMRPDIDNMDEYVRNTTARAFAVVASALGIPSLLPFLKAVCKSKKSWQARHTGIKIVQQIAILMGCAILPHLRSLVEIIEHGLVDEQQKVRTISALAIAALAEAATPYGIESFDSVLKPLWKGIRQHRGKGLAAFLKAIGYLIPLMDAEYANYYTREVMLILIREFQSPDEEMKKIVLKVVKQCCGTDGVEANYIKTEILPPFFKHFWQHRMALDRRNYRQLVDTTVELANKVGAAEIISRIVDDLKDEAEQYRKMVMETIEKIMGNLGAADIDHKLEEQLIDGILYAFQEQTTEDSVMLNGFGTVVNALGKRVKPYLPQICGTVLWRLNNKSAKVRQQAADLISRTAVVMKTCQEEKLMGHLGVVLYEYLGEEYPEVLGSILGALKAIVNVIGMHKMTPPIKDLLPRLTPILKNRHEKVQENCIDLVGRIADRGAEYVSAREWMRICFELLELLKAHKKAIRRATVNTFGYIAKAIGPHDVLATLLNNLKVQERQNRVCTTVAIAIVAETCSPFTVLPALMNEYRVPELNVQNGVLKSLSFLFEYIGEMGKDYIYAVTPLLEDALMDRDLVHRQTASAVVQHMSLGVYGFGCEDSLNHLLNYVWPNVFETSPHVIQAVMGALEGLRVAIGPCRMLQYCLQGLFHPARKVRDVYWKIYNSIYIGSQDALIAHYPRIYNDEKNTYIRYELDYIL
- the SF3B1 gene encoding splicing factor 3B subunit 1 isoform X2, with the translated sequence MNARTYMDVMREQHLTKEEREIRQQLAEKAKAGELKVVNGAASQPPSKRKRRWDQTADQTPGATPKKLSSWDQAETPGHTPSLRWDETPGRAKGSETPGATPGSKIWDPTPSHTPAGAATPGRDTPGHATPGHGGATSSARKNRWDETPKTERDTPGHGSGWAETPRTDRGGDSIGETPTPGASKRKSRWDETPASQMGGSTPVLTPGKTPIGTPAMNMATPTPGHIMSMTPEQLQAWRWEREIDERNRPLSDEELDAMFPEGYKVLPPPAGYVPIRTPARKLTATPTPLGGMTGFHMQTEDRTMKSVNDQPSGNLPFLKPDDIQYFDKLLVDVDESTLSPEEQKERKIMKLLLKIKNGTPPMRKAALRQITDKAREFGAGPLFNQILPLLMSPTLEDQERHLLVKVIDRILYKLDDLVRPYVHKILVVIEPLLIDEDYYARVEGREIISNLAKAAGLATMISTMRPDIDNMDEYVRNTTARAFAVVASALGIPSLLPFLKAVCKSKKSWQARHTGIKIVQQIAILMGCAILPHLRSLVEIIEHGLVDEQQKVRTISALAIAALAEAATPYGIESFDSVLKPLWKGIRQHRGKGLAAFLKAIGYLIPLMDAEYANYYTREVMLILIREFQSPDEEMKKIVLKVVKQCCGTDGVEANYIKTEILPPFFKHFWQHRMALDRRNYRQLVDTTVELANKVGAAEIISRIVDDLKDEAEQYRKMVMETIEKIMGNLGAADIDHKLEEQLIDGILYAFQEQTTEDSVMLNGFGTVVNALGKRVKPYLPQICGTVLWRLNNKSAKVRQQAADLISRTAVVMKTCQEEKLMGHLGVVLYEYLGEEYPEVLGSILGALKAIVNVIGMHKMTPPIKDLLPRLTPILKNRHEKVQENCIDLVGRIADRGAEYVSAREWMRICFELLELLKAHKKAIRRATVNTFGYIAKAIGPHDVLATLLNNLKVQERQNRVCTTVAIAIVAETCSPFTVLPALMNEYRVPELNVQNGVLKSLSFLFEYIGEMGKDYIYAVTPLLEDALMDRDLVHRQTASAVVQHMSLGVYGFGCEDSLNHLLNYVWPNVFETSPHVIQAVMGALEGLRVAIGPCRMLQYCLQGLFHPARKVRDVYWKIYNSIYIGSQDALIAHYPRIYNDEKNTYIRYELDYIL